ATCAAACACACCACTTCCTACTCACCGTATACTCGCTTCCTTCATTGTGGAGGCTGCTGTTGTGGCAGCTTTGTTGGAGATTGAGAGCCAGATACATCTTGTTGGAGAGCAGATTGAATACTAGGTAATTCCAAAAATTTCTTTGTATCAGATAGTAAGCGATCGCCCCAGAGGTTTTGTTTGAGGAAATCGACATCAGCATAGCGATCGTCAATGCGGAGTGCCGCTTGCCCCATTGTCAACCCTTGTTTTTGGTCACCTTTGGTATACAATGCCACAGCAAGAGCTAACAAAGGTTCAGCCGCCTGCTTATCAATAGCAACAGCACTTTGCCATTGTGCGATCGCGCCTTGAACATCACCTTGCTCGTACAAAATTAATCCAATGTTATTAATGGCGGGCCAGAATTTTTTGTCAAAGGAAACGGCTCTTCTAAACTGGCTGACTGCATCTGGAAATTTACGCAGCATAAAGTAAGCATTACCCAAATCAAAAAACCCCTCTGGATCGTTGGGTTTGAGCGCCAATCCCTTTTGATAGTAGCTCGCAGCTTCCTGGTATTTTTGCTGTTGAAAATGAGCAGAACCCAGAGCAAATTGAACATCCCCGTTTTTGGGGTTGAGCGTTGCTGCTTTATTCAAAGCAGAAATTGCCGTATCTACGTCCTTCGTTTGTAGATACAAACCACCCAAGAGAAACCACACTTTATCATTGTTCGGAGCGAGCTGCGATGCCAACCGCGCTCTTGGTAAAGCGAGTTCATATTGTTGAAACTGAGCGAGTTGAGCCGCTTCCTTTGCTAAACCCAAACCTTGCTGTTCCAATTTGGCTGCATCCAGTTGCAGTGTATGAGGTACTAATGCTTGTGCAGTTCCTGGTTGCGGTATGCTGCACAAACCACAGATAATGAGAAGAGAAATTAAACCAATTCGTTTAGGCACACTACCGCCCCTTCGCCAAAAATTATAGAATCTGTCAGCTAGCTTAAACGATTTCCCCTGTAGACGGCAGCAAAATTTTACCCTCATTCAGATTTTCTGGTAGCAAGTGTGTTCGCGTATGACTCACGGTTTAACAGCCCTTCGGGTAAGGCAGAGGGCAGAGGCTTGATTGCAGAAGGGAAGAAAAAAGTTTTCAGACAAATTTATACTTTAAGAATATGACTATACTTAAGTGATGCCATGGAGTTAATTCGAGCGGGCCAGAATAAAAAATACTCCACATTTTATTGGTCTAAAAATACATCAAAATCTTCCTTATTAAATCTCCCACTTTCAAGTATAGGAATTAACTGGTCACTGGTCACTGGTCACTGGTTACTGTTCACTGGTCACTGTTCATAGTACCTTAGTCACTTATTAAGTTAGGACTTACGACTCAAGTTATTTATTAAAATTAGTTATAACATAGTGGTGTTAATCGCATATTTTTATCGGTACATGGAAGAAAGAATTAAACACCAGTCAAAGAGTAGAAAATGCTGAAATAAATGATTAAGATTCAACAAACAGCATCAATCTTGACTGTATGTTTAGCAGACTATAGTTATTTTAAATCTGGCAGCAGTGTCTTTTGGTAGCCATTCTTTATACACAAAACTAAAAATGACACTTGATACATCAAAACCAGTAAAATCCTCACAATTATTACGAAAAAAAACTCTCAAGAAACAGAGAATTACTAATTGGCTACCTTGGCTACTTATCCCTTTTATTTTGGGTGGAATGAGCTATGTGGTTTATCGCCAAGTGGTCATTGTTCCCCGTCAAGAAGCAATCAGGAAGATTTTAACTGTTCCCGTAGAGAGGCA
This genomic interval from Scytonema hofmannii PCC 7110 contains the following:
- a CDS encoding tetratricopeptide repeat protein; the protein is MPKRIGLISLLIICGLCSIPQPGTAQALVPHTLQLDAAKLEQQGLGLAKEAAQLAQFQQYELALPRARLASQLAPNNDKVWFLLGGLYLQTKDVDTAISALNKAATLNPKNGDVQFALGSAHFQQQKYQEAASYYQKGLALKPNDPEGFFDLGNAYFMLRKFPDAVSQFRRAVSFDKKFWPAINNIGLILYEQGDVQGAIAQWQSAVAIDKQAAEPLLALAVALYTKGDQKQGLTMGQAALRIDDRYADVDFLKQNLWGDRLLSDTKKFLELPSIQSALQQDVSGSQSPTKLPQQQPPQ